A section of the Oncorhynchus gorbuscha isolate QuinsamMale2020 ecotype Even-year unplaced genomic scaffold, OgorEven_v1.0 Un_scaffold_1595, whole genome shotgun sequence genome encodes:
- the LOC124023335 gene encoding rho-related BTB domain-containing protein 1-like, producing the protein MDYERPNVETIKCVVVGDNAVGKTRLICARACNTTLNQYQLLATHVPTVWAIDQYRVCQEVLERSRDVVDEVSVSLRLWDTFGDHHKDRRFAYGRSDVVVLCFSIANPNSLHHVKTMWHMEIKHFCPRTPVILVGCQLDLRYADLEAVNRARRPLARPIKPGDILPPESGREVAKELGISYYETSVFDQFGIKDIFDNAIRAALISRRHLQFWKSHLRKVQKPLLQAPFLPPKAPPPLIKIPECVINNGEGPGLLLDSPLCADVMFILQDHIHIFAHKIYLSTSSSKFYDLFQMDFSDESQCLVVTERHARDSLLRTLSLDTEEDVAVLPNLSPCSLRASKSDGTLKMMSFSGKHRRTKLSLASWSKAFYSIHKESVTNPVTGSPAHMTVVKMDYSIQLGPFSAVLRFLYTGELDEEERDLMKIAQIAEVLEVFDLRMMVENIMNHEGFMNQEITKAFHVRKSNRIKECLNKNTFTDVTFRLEDGTINAHRPLLISSCDWMAAVFGGSFMESANNE; encoded by the exons ATGGACTACGAGAGACCCAATGTTGAGACCATTAAGTGTGTTGTGGTGGGGGACAATGCCGTAGGGAAGACACGGCTGATCTGTGCTCGGGCCTGCAACACCACTCTGAACCAGTACCAACTACTGGCCACACACGTCCCGACGGTCTGGGCTATAGACCAGTACAGAGTCTGTCAAGAG GTGTTGGAGCGCTCCAGGGATGTGGTGGATGAGGTCAGTGTGTCTCTCAGGCTGTGGGACACCTTTGGCGATCATCATAAAGACAGACGCTTCGCATACGGAAG gTCAGACGTGGTTGTGCTGTGTTTCTCCATCGCCAACCCCAACTCTCTGCATCACGTCAAGACCATGTGGCACATGGAGATCAAGCACTTTTGTCCCAGGACGCCTGTCATCCTGGTGGGTTGTCAGCTGGACCTGCGTTACGCTGATCTGGAGGccgtcaacagggccaggaggccactagccag GCCGATAAAGCCCGGAGACATCCTTCCTCCAGAGAGTGGCCGGGAGGTGGCCAAGGAGCTGGGCATCTCCTACTATGAGACCAGTGTGTTCGACCAGTTTGGCATCAAGGACATCTTCGACAATGCCATTCGAGCCGCGCTCATCTCCCGTCGACACCTGCAGTTCTGGAAGTCCCACCTCCGGAAGGTCCAGAAGCCCCTCCTCCAGGCGCCCTTCCTGCCGCCCAAAGCACCGCCCCCGCTCATCAAGATTCCAGAGTGTGTCATCAACAACGGGGAGGGTCCTGGCCTCCTATTGGACAGTCCTCTTTGTGCTGACGTCATGTTCATCCTCCAGGACCACATTCACATCTTCGCCCACAagatctacctctctacctcctcctccaagTTTTATGACCTGTTCCAG ATGGACTTCAGTGACGAGTCCCAGTGCCTGGTGGTGACGGAGCGGCATGCCCGGGACTCTCTCCTCAGGACCCTTAGTCTGGACACAGAGGAGGACGTGGCTGTGCTCCCCaacctctccccctgctccctccgGGCCTCTAAGAGTGACGGCACCCTGAAGATGATGAGCTTCTCTGGTAAGCACCGGCGCACCAAGCTGTCCTTGGCCTCCTGGAGCAAGGCCTTCTACAGCATCCACAAGGAGAGTGTGACCAACCCTGTGACGGGCTCCCCGGCTCACATGACGGTGGTGAAGATGGACTACTCCATCCAGCTGGGTCCATTCAGTGCCGTGTTGAGGTTCCTCTACACTGGGGAGCTGGATGAAGAGGAGCGGGATCTGATGAAGATCGCCCAGATCGCAGAGGTCCTGGAGGTGTTTGACCTGAGGATGATGGTGGAGAACATCATGAACCATGAAGGCTTCATGAACCAGGAAATCACCAAGGCCTTCCACGTCAGGAAATCCAACCGCATCAAGGAGTGTCTCAACAAGAACACCTTCACAG acgtcaccttcaggttggaGGATGGAACCATCAATGCTCACAGACCTCTGCTCATCTCCTCCTGTGATTGGATGGCTGCTGTGTTCGGAGGATCCTTCATGGAGAGTGCTAACAACGAG